In Magnetospirillum sp. 15-1, a genomic segment contains:
- the ribA gene encoding GTP cyclohydrolase II, which produces MPVAPAAWTRPAWRWPSWPGCCRRWFWPRPVPFRPRRCGLAAAEITGYQENAARSLRQVSQARVPLENAENARIVAFRPSDGGIEHLAIIIGDPDPDQPVLTRLHSECFTGDLLGSLRCDCGDQLRGAIAEIAQTGSGVLLYLAQEGRGIGLVNKLRAYQLQDDGFDTLDANLQLGFDDDERIYLPAAQMLRLLGICRVRLLTNNPMKVDALARHGVEVTERVPHVFPSNDHNQGYLRTKATRSGHLF; this is translated from the coding sequence ATGCCCGTCGCGCCGGCGGCGTGGACGAGGCCTGCGTGGCGCTGGCCAAGCTGGCCCGGCTGCTGCCGGCGGTGGTTCTGGCCCCGACCGGTACCGTTCCGGCCCAGGCGGTGCGGGCTGGCGGCGGCCGAGATCACCGGTTATCAGGAGAACGCCGCCCGCTCGCTGCGGCAGGTGAGCCAGGCCCGGGTGCCGCTGGAAAATGCCGAGAACGCCCGGATCGTCGCCTTCCGCCCGTCCGATGGCGGCATCGAGCATCTGGCCATCATCATCGGCGATCCCGATCCCGACCAGCCGGTGCTGACCCGGCTGCATTCCGAATGCTTCACCGGGGACCTGCTGGGCAGTTTGCGCTGTGATTGCGGCGACCAGCTGCGCGGCGCCATCGCTGAAATCGCCCAGACCGGCAGCGGCGTGCTGCTCTATCTCGCCCAGGAGGGCCGGGGTATCGGACTGGTGAACAAGCTGCGGGCCTATCAGTTGCAGGACGACGGTTTCGATACCCTGGACGCCAATCTGCAGCTGGGCTTCGACGACGACGAGCGCATCTATCTGCCGGCGGCGCAGATGCTGCGGCTGTTGGGGATCTGCCGGGTGCGGCTGCTCACCAACAATCCCATGAAGGTGGATGCCCTGGCCCGCCACGGTGTCGAGGTGACCGAGCGGGTGCCGCACGTGTTCCCCTCCAACGACCATAACCAGGGTTATCTGCGGACCAAGGCGACGCGTAGCGGCCACCTGTTCTAG